The region AAATTCTGAAACTTCTGAGCAAGCAAAAAACGTATTTGGATATCGGTGGTGGTCCTGAGGACCTGATGTTTGTGTCCGAAAATCAGCAGCCTTCGGATGATGGGCTGAGCAACGTGATTCTCAGCTCGTTTTCGCTGCGTTGCTACCTTGAAATGTCTGGAAAAATTGTCGATTTGAACGCTAATGTTGTTGAAGATAACAAACGCCGGGGGTGGGATTCGAACCCACGCGGGCAGAGCCCAGTGGCTTAGCAGGCCACCGCCTTACCACTCGGCAACCCCGGCTTTAAACTGGCTATTCGCTCGCAATTTTTAAACATTTTGATGGTATTAGAGGGTGGGAAACTTGCTGCCATGGCACTGGTGAGAGCAGTTTCTGGAATATCTGTTCAATGCATGCGACTGACTACTGAGACTCCCCGGATGGACTTGTGAGATAGTATCTAAACCTCGTTTTTCAAAGAATCTCTCAGCTTATCTATTCTCAATATCAGACTTTTAATCAGTTCTTCCCAGTTTGGACGCAGCATCTTTGGGATAAATTGGTTGATGGAATAAAAATTGGCATTTGGCCCGTTATGAGCAATTTCACTCGACAACCGTAAAGTGCACCACCGTGACGAACTCCTCGTCCTTAACCTTCCCGTATATCCTATTCAGAGCCTCTATGAGCTCCTCCCTGCTCTCAAACCCGTCAAGCCTCGCATCGCTGTCTGTCAGCTCCCTAACCCTCTTCACAACGACCTTGTCAACCCTCGCCCTTGCGAAGGGCCTGCTCTCTGCGGTCAGGTCAACTATTCTCCCTACAGGGTACCTCTTTATGCCCTTTCTGACAGTCGTTACCTTTTTCCCGCTCATTATCTCCTCAACATACTCCGAATCGAAATTAATCCTCTTCTGCTCCATGGTACCACTCCCACACCTTTTTAAGGGCCTTCAGCACTCTTTTGTATGACCTGCTATCCTCAATCTCCCTCCAGTTTTTCATCATCAGGCATTTCGCAACCAGAACCCTCTCCTCCCTCTCGTCAAGCCCGGCCTTATCGGTCCGGGTGTAGTAGTATCTGACAAGAGGTCTTGCTATGTCAGAAACGTACTCGAACAGGCTGTGGCCCTGGAAGTACTTCTTCATTCTCCGCCTTTCAACCCTCGTGAATTCCGGCTCGTATGCCTTTGCCTCCTTTCTGAGGCTCTTCAGGAGCCTTATTGCTGTCTCAAGCTCTATGTCTCTCAGCTCGTCTCCGAGATATTCTATCACTCTCCTGACGAACTCGGCGTTTATGTCGTCGATTCTGGACTGGATGTGCATTTTGAGGGTCTTCAGGACTATAACCGTGTACTCTCCGGAAATCTCGTTCCTCTGGGGCGTGATGTGCACCGGCACGAACCCGTTCCTCTCCCAGAACCTCAGAAGCTCTGGAGAGACGCCAAAGCCACTCCCCGCCCAGTCCATGTCTTTCTCTGAGGCCCACTCGACGAGCTTCTGCAGTGCAAAGCTCCCTATGCCCATGTCCATCACGGATGGGTGCGTTGCAATTCTCACGATCCTTATGCCGGTAAGCTCGGGAAAGCCATACTCCCAGTAGTGCTTCAGGATCAGGTCCGGGATTATCTGACCCTTCGGCTTGTAGCCATCGGAGAGCTTTCTGACAGTCTCCTCGTCCATCCCACCTTCGACTGCAACGTGCAGCGAGCACACAGTCTTCCCGTTCACCTTGACCCTGAGCGGAATGTGGTTCGGCATGTCCAGCAGAATCACGAGGTCGGAGGGCCGGTTTCTGTAGTGGGCGAGAACGTAAATGCCGAAGAACTCTCTGAGGAGGTCGTCATTTTCGATGAGCATGTTCTTGTCGAGCTCCTCGAACTCAAGCTCTCCGTTCCGTATTTTCTCCATGTCGCTCTCATCAAGCTCCACGGGCTGGGCATCAAGCATCAGAACGTCGTAGAGCCAGGCCTCGATTGGGTCGCCCCTGCCGTACCTTATTGGCTCCTTCAGCTCGATTTTCACGATCTCGGTATTTTCGTCCTGCTCCAGCCTCTTCAGAAATCTGATTGCGAAACCCCTTCCCGTCCCCTCGTAACCGTGAACGGTTGTGGAGAATATCGCGTACTTGACACCCTCAATTATCTTGAAAAGCACCGGAACGTCGATTGACGCAGCCTCGTCCACAATGACGATGTCAGCAAACTCACCCTCTCTCATGGCCCTTGCAGGAAGGGCATACTCGATCCTCGCATACCTGCTGTTGATAACCGTGGTGTTTCCACCGCTCTTCTTCTCGGAAAAGTTCTTCATCCCCTGCCTGACGAGGGCTTTTTTCAGGAACTCGAAGTATGTTTGCACGGACTGAACGTTCGGAGCCACGAGCAGAATCCTGACGGGCCTTTTCAGGGTCCTTTCCAGCCTGGACACCAGATAAGGGGTGAGGATGCCGAGAACGGCGGTCTTCCCCCTCCCCCTGTTGGCCGTTATGACAACAGCCTTTCTCTCCCTCTCTTTTTCAAAAAACGATTCGAAAACCTGAAGAACGCGAACCTGATCCTGAGTGGCGCAGAGCTTGTAGAGCTTTCTCTTTATTTCCTTCTTCTCCTCGGGAATTACGATCTTCTCTCTTGAGTCGACCCTCTTCTCAAACTCGTAATTTTTCAGAATCTTTCTTTTATCAGCGTCAAATATGATTATGCCCTCAGCAGTAAGGGTCTTGTTTATGAATCTCCTGTAGAACCTCGGAACAACATCCTCAACAGTGTATGGCTCGCTGACCAGGTCCTCATGCCACTTCCCCTTCAGATTGAACCAGCTGTCGATGTGGGGAGATACGGCGATGATGATCCCGCCTTCCCTGATCGTCTCGATCAGTATTCCCAGGTCGTTGGGGTGAAATCCTTCCGTCAGGTCTATGATCAGGCTGTCGTATGTCTGCCCCAGAACCTTCCAGCTGTCCTTGTAGTGGACGATCTCTCCGCTGAAGTACTTGCCTGCAAGCTCATTGAAGTAACTCCTCCCTGCAAGGAGAAGGCTCTCCTCAGGATTTTCCGATGATTTCAGGTGCTGCTTGTACGCTTTTTTGGCGAGCTTCATTATCCTGTCGTTCAGCTCTTTCGTGCATATGAAAACAACATACCTGTGCCTGTTTTCCCTGGCAATTTTACTCGCCTTCTCGATTTCGAGCATGAGGTCCCTGACCGTCATTCACAGGAAACTTTGCCTGTCTGCTTTTATATTTTCTTGAGTCTTTGTTCTGTGATATTCATGATAATATTGTATTGCGATTAATTTAGATATTATCTGATAAATAATTACGTAATTATTTATAGAATCAAAAAATTATATAAACACTAATTGATACATATTCGTACGTAAACTGCTGAGGAGGGATGAAAATGGAGCTGGCACCACTCAAAAGTCTCGGGTTCATACTTGGACTGATAATCGGTTCAGCAATACTGGCTCTCGGAATAATTGCCCCGCTGGCCGTGTTTGTGGCGGGGTAAGCTGAAACAGGTAGAATTTTAAAAATTTTGAAAATTTACTTTTTTATGTATTTTTCAGCGGATTCAAGGGCTCTTGCGACAAGCTCTGCAGACAGATCCACGTCCTTCAGCGATATTACCTCTACGGGCGTGTGGATATATCTTGCAGGCACCGAAACAACACCCGTGGGTATTCCTGCCTTCGTCAGGTGGATTGCGGTTGCATCTGTCGTTCCGCCCTCTCCGACCTCCAGCTGATACTCTATTTCGTGCTTCTCTGCCGTCTCAACAAGCCAGTCCACGACAACTTTCGGAGCGATCAGACCTCTTCCCTGCGCATCGGCAACGGTTATCACCGGCCCCCAGTCGAGCTTAACGTCGAGCTTCACACTTTCAGCACCGGGATAGTCTGTTGAGGGAGCAACGTCAATTGCGAGGGCAACATCAGGCTCGAGTGCGAATGACGATGTTCTCGCACCCTTCAGCCCGACCTCTTCCTGCACGGTTCCGACTGCATAGATTGTTGCATCGCTCTCGGTTCTCCTGAGCGCCTCTATCATTATCGCAACACCGGCCCTGTCGTCAAATGCCTTGCCGGTAATCCTGTTCCCCAGCCTGACACATTCCCTGTCTATGGTTACCGGAGTTCCGATGTCGATACCCATCTCCTTCACTTCCTCCTTGCTCTCTGCTCCAATGTCTATGAACATGTCCTTGATATCTATGATCTTCTTCCTCTCGTCATCCCTCATGAAGTGCGGAGGCTTGCACCCCAGCACACCGACGATTCTGCCCTTCTTTCCGTGGAGTATCACCCTCTGGTTAAGCGCTGTTTGACTGAACCACCCTCCTATGGGCGTTATCCTCAGAAATCCGCTGTCCTCTATGTACTTCACCATAAAACCGATCTCATCCATGTGTGCGGCTATCATCTGGCTGTAGTCTTTGCCGTTTTTCACACAGATTATGTTCCCCATCCTGTCGACCTTTATCTCGTCGACGTGGTCCTCAAGCTCGGCCTTTATTATGTCCCTTATCTCGTCCTCATATCCGGAAATGCCGTGGGCATCACTCAGCTTTTTTACAAGTTCCTCTACATTCTCGTACATTCGACCACCTCATTCAAGAACCGCATGTCTGTTCTCGAGATCTTTTTCTGTGAGGTTTCTCACGGTCATGAGTTCAGCTATCAGAGCGTCGAGGTATATCATCACGGTAAGCTCAAACATCGTGCCAAGAGGGGCAATTTTGGAAAGCTCCTCGTCCTGCTCGGTCTTTATCTTTCCCTTTATCGGAACAACAACATCCGCAAGTTTTCCGAGAGATGATTCGGGGTTGCTTGTGATTGCTATCAGCTTTGATCCTATCAGCTCCTTGGCCTTTTTGCTTATGTTCACAACCGATGTTGTTTCTCCCGAGCCTGATATGGCTATTAGAACGTCCTCCTTCCCTATCCTTGGAGTTACAGTCTCGCCAACAACGTAAACGTTGTAACCGCAGTGCATCAACCGCATTGCAAACGATTTTGCGACAAAACCGCTCCTCCCGGCACCCATCACGAAGATGCTCCTTGCACCCTGTATCGCGCTGATAAGCTCCTCGAGATTTTCAGAGTTCACGGAATCCTTCAAGAGCTTGATCTGATTCTCCATCGCCGTGAAAAACTTTAACATCTGTTCTCCCACCATGCTGGCTCCCCCTGGTAGTTTTTTCATTTCAGGGATATTAAAGATTTGGATTGTGCTGAGCTAACATTTAAAATCACATGCACGGTTAAAGGTTTATGCTCATACTTGCTCTTGACGTTCTGGAGAGGGATGTGGCACTCGACGTTGCCCGGAAGTGCGGTGAGTACGTGGACTTCATCAAGGTCAACTACCCGCTCGTTTTATCTGCGGGAATAGATGTTGTTTCCGAACTCTCTGAAATCCGGCCCGTTATAGCTGATTTTAAGATAGCGGACATCCCGTATACCGCATCTCTCATCGCGGACATTGCCTTCAGGCATGGGGTCAGGGCAGTTATAGCCCACGGTTTTGCCGGAAGTGATATGCTTCGGGCTGTGAGGGATGTGGCTGACAGGCATGGAGGGGAGGTTTATGCCGTAACAGAGCTAAGCAGCCAGGGAGGGAGAGAGTTCATGACCCGCCACACTCTCGAGATTGTTGATGTTGCCAAGGAGGTCGGCTGCGACGGACTCATAGCCCCCGCCACGAGGCCTGAGAGGATTGCGGAGATAAAGAAGAGGGCTGAAAACCTCAGAGTCATCTGCCCGGGAGTCGGGGCTCAGGGGGGAAGGCTCGAGGACGTTCTGAAGGCTGGAGCCGACGGGATCATCGTGGGCAGGACGATATATCAGTCCGAGGATCCTGCCAGAACTGCGAGAGAGATCCGCGAGAGGATTGACGGATTGATGAAATAAAAGGTAAATTGCGGTTGAAGGGACTACTTTATCCAGACCCTTCTCCCCTTCTCAATGTACAGCATTCTTGCGCCCGTTTTCGCAAGGATGTCTCCAATCCTCTCCAGAAATCTTGCTGAGAATATCAGGCACAGGGTTTCGTCGGTCATCTCTTCCCCTTTCAGCTTGTCTATGATGTCCCTGCTCTTTCTGTCGATCATGTCGTCTCTCGTCATGAGTTTGTCCGCAATGCTTTCAACATCTCCCTGCAGTGCTGACTCCAGGATGTCGAACATTTCCAGCAGGACTTTCCTTATTTCCTCAAGCTCCTCCCTGAATCTGGTCGCCCTGCATCTCGAGATTTTCAGGGCGTAATCCACGATCCTCTCGTAATTTCCTGAGATTCTCATTATCGTTGCGAGGAACCTCAAATCCCTTGCAACCGGCTGGAACAGGGCAACCGCTCCCAGAGCCTCGTTTTCGATATCTGTATTCAGAATATCCGAATACCTTTCAAGCTCGTCTATCTTGACTGCGCTGTTTTCATCTCCAAAAAGGGCATCTATGCAGAGCTCAACCGAGTTTTTTGCTATACCGTGAAGCTCGACAACCTCCTCCTTAATTTTTTCAAGCCTTTCATCAAGAACTCTCATCTTCCAACCTCCGTAAAAGCTCCCTAACCTTATCCTCAATCATGGATAG is a window of Geoglobus acetivorans DNA encoding:
- a CDS encoding ASCH domain-containing protein, with protein sequence MEQKRINFDSEYVEEIMSGKKVTTVRKGIKRYPVGRIVDLTAESRPFARARVDKVVVKRVRELTDSDARLDGFESREELIEALNRIYGKVKDEEFVTVVHFTVVE
- a CDS encoding GNAT family N-acetyltransferase — translated: MTVRDLMLEIEKASKIARENRHRYVVFICTKELNDRIMKLAKKAYKQHLKSSENPEESLLLAGRSYFNELAGKYFSGEIVHYKDSWKVLGQTYDSLIIDLTEGFHPNDLGILIETIREGGIIIAVSPHIDSWFNLKGKWHEDLVSEPYTVEDVVPRFYRRFINKTLTAEGIIIFDADKRKILKNYEFEKRVDSREKIVIPEEKKEIKRKLYKLCATQDQVRVLQVFESFFEKERERKAVVITANRGRGKTAVLGILTPYLVSRLERTLKRPVRILLVAPNVQSVQTYFEFLKKALVRQGMKNFSEKKSGGNTTVINSRYARIEYALPARAMREGEFADIVIVDEAASIDVPVLFKIIEGVKYAIFSTTVHGYEGTGRGFAIRFLKRLEQDENTEIVKIELKEPIRYGRGDPIEAWLYDVLMLDAQPVELDESDMEKIRNGELEFEELDKNMLIENDDLLREFFGIYVLAHYRNRPSDLVILLDMPNHIPLRVKVNGKTVCSLHVAVEGGMDEETVRKLSDGYKPKGQIIPDLILKHYWEYGFPELTGIRIVRIATHPSVMDMGIGSFALQKLVEWASEKDMDWAGSGFGVSPELLRFWERNGFVPVHITPQRNEISGEYTVIVLKTLKMHIQSRIDDINAEFVRRVIEYLGDELRDIELETAIRLLKSLRKEAKAYEPEFTRVERRRMKKYFQGHSLFEYVSDIARPLVRYYYTRTDKAGLDEREERVLVAKCLMMKNWREIEDSRSYKRVLKALKKVWEWYHGAEED
- a CDS encoding M20/M25/M40 family metallo-hydrolase — protein: MYENVEELVKKLSDAHGISGYEDEIRDIIKAELEDHVDEIKVDRMGNIICVKNGKDYSQMIAAHMDEIGFMVKYIEDSGFLRITPIGGWFSQTALNQRVILHGKKGRIVGVLGCKPPHFMRDDERKKIIDIKDMFIDIGAESKEEVKEMGIDIGTPVTIDRECVRLGNRITGKAFDDRAGVAIMIEALRRTESDATIYAVGTVQEEVGLKGARTSSFALEPDVALAIDVAPSTDYPGAESVKLDVKLDWGPVITVADAQGRGLIAPKVVVDWLVETAEKHEIEYQLEVGEGGTTDATAIHLTKAGIPTGVVSVPARYIHTPVEVISLKDVDLSAELVARALESAEKYIKK
- the hxlB gene encoding 6-phospho-3-hexuloisomerase; the encoded protein is MVGEQMLKFFTAMENQIKLLKDSVNSENLEELISAIQGARSIFVMGAGRSGFVAKSFAMRLMHCGYNVYVVGETVTPRIGKEDVLIAISGSGETTSVVNISKKAKELIGSKLIAITSNPESSLGKLADVVVPIKGKIKTEQDEELSKIAPLGTMFELTVMIYLDALIAELMTVRNLTEKDLENRHAVLE
- the pyrF gene encoding orotidine-5'-phosphate decarboxylase yields the protein MLILALDVLERDVALDVARKCGEYVDFIKVNYPLVLSAGIDVVSELSEIRPVIADFKIADIPYTASLIADIAFRHGVRAVIAHGFAGSDMLRAVRDVADRHGGEVYAVTELSSQGGREFMTRHTLEIVDVAKEVGCDGLIAPATRPERIAEIKKRAENLRVICPGVGAQGGRLEDVLKAGADGIIVGRTIYQSEDPARTAREIRERIDGLMK
- a CDS encoding PhoU domain-containing protein; amino-acid sequence: MRVLDERLEKIKEEVVELHGIAKNSVELCIDALFGDENSAVKIDELERYSDILNTDIENEALGAVALFQPVARDLRFLATIMRISGNYERIVDYALKISRCRATRFREELEEIRKVLLEMFDILESALQGDVESIADKLMTRDDMIDRKSRDIIDKLKGEEMTDETLCLIFSARFLERIGDILAKTGARMLYIEKGRRVWIK